One stretch of Planococcus sp. PAMC 21323 DNA includes these proteins:
- the recX gene encoding recombination regulator RecX has protein sequence MPIISKITQGKKNPERYNVFFEDKYAFSVDEAVLIRYQLTKGKELDQWTIEEVNFEDEVRKAYNKALYYLGFRMRSEGEVRQKLKEKEYGDAVIDEAIKKLYTHNFLDDQQFSEALMRTQIKSGKKGPRAIQQDMQKRGIDKQMQKDVLDSYSEEEQLEVAKGLAEKIALKEKTKTPSQINQKISDTLMRKGYNYALIKLAIEDLDLEKDEDQWSDMVTEQGDKLWRKHSSKLTGYDLKSKVKQGLYQKGFPSEVISDYLEKKELEDD, from the coding sequence ATGCCGATTATTTCAAAAATCACACAGGGAAAGAAAAACCCTGAAAGGTATAATGTCTTTTTTGAAGATAAATATGCTTTTAGCGTGGATGAAGCGGTGCTTATCCGGTATCAGCTCACAAAAGGAAAAGAGCTAGACCAATGGACGATCGAAGAAGTTAATTTCGAAGATGAAGTCCGAAAAGCATATAACAAAGCGCTTTACTATCTCGGATTCCGGATGAGAAGTGAAGGCGAAGTACGTCAAAAGCTAAAAGAAAAAGAATACGGTGACGCCGTAATAGATGAAGCCATCAAAAAATTGTATACACATAATTTTTTAGATGACCAGCAATTTTCAGAAGCTCTGATGCGAACACAAATTAAATCAGGTAAAAAAGGTCCGCGTGCGATCCAGCAAGATATGCAAAAGAGAGGAATTGACAAACAGATGCAAAAAGATGTTTTGGATTCCTATTCAGAAGAAGAACAATTAGAAGTTGCTAAAGGTCTCGCTGAAAAAATTGCGCTTAAAGAAAAAACGAAAACTCCGAGTCAAATCAATCAAAAAATCAGCGATACATTGATGAGAAAAGGCTATAATTATGCACTGATTAAATTAGCAATCGAAGATTTAGATCTTGAGAAAGACGAAGATCAATGGTCCGATATGGTAACAGAGCAAGGGGATAAATTGTGGCGTAAACATAGTTCTAAACTGACAGGCTACGATTTAAAGTCCAAAGTAAAACAAGGACTTTATCAAAAAGGTTTTCCGAGTGAAGTAATCAGTGATTATTTAGAGAAAAAGGAGCTTGAAGATGACTGA
- a CDS encoding YfhH family protein: MTEQKPYSDMTEHELHGEIARLREKARKAEQLGIINEFAVLERKATMAASYLLDPADFKPGEVYRIEGDPNVYFQIDYLKGRFAWGYRMGGEKHTEALPISMLRPLKEGK; the protein is encoded by the coding sequence ATGACTGAACAAAAGCCATATAGTGACATGACAGAGCACGAACTCCACGGGGAAATTGCCCGGTTAAGAGAAAAAGCGAGAAAAGCTGAACAACTTGGTATCATCAATGAATTTGCGGTGCTGGAGCGAAAAGCAACTATGGCAGCATCCTACTTACTAGATCCTGCTGATTTCAAACCAGGGGAAGTATATCGCATTGAAGGAGACCCGAATGTCTATTTCCAAATTGATTATTTAAAAGGTCGATTTGCTTGGGGATACCGAATGGGTGGAGAAAAACATACGGAAGCGTTGCCGATTTCGATGCTGCGCCCGTTGAAAGAAGGGAAATAA
- the ntdP gene encoding nucleoside tri-diphosphate phosphatase translates to MAIPAEGETIQIHSYKHNGRIHRVWQETTVLKGTNNIVIGANERTLVTESDGRTWLTREPSICYFHAEHWFNIICMLREDGVYYYCNVSSPFVYNNGSLKYIDYDLDVKVFPDMSYTLLDEDEYEDHKRQMGYPEVIDQILHRNVEKLIGWIKQRKGPFAQDFIEVWTNRYEFHR, encoded by the coding sequence ATGGCGATTCCTGCGGAGGGTGAAACAATCCAAATCCACAGTTACAAACACAACGGTCGCATCCACCGTGTCTGGCAGGAAACAACTGTACTGAAAGGTACGAATAATATTGTAATTGGTGCAAATGAACGGACGCTAGTGACAGAATCCGATGGACGAACTTGGTTAACGCGTGAACCATCAATATGTTATTTTCACGCAGAGCATTGGTTTAACATCATCTGCATGCTCCGAGAAGACGGGGTTTATTATTACTGTAATGTTAGTTCTCCATTCGTATATAATAATGGCTCGTTAAAGTACATCGATTATGACTTGGACGTAAAAGTGTTTCCAGACATGTCGTACACGTTATTGGATGAAGACGAATACGAAGACCACAAGCGGCAAATGGGATATCCTGAAGTGATTGATCAAATACTTCACCGAAATGTAGAAAAACTGATCGGCTGGATTAAGCAGCGCAAAGGCCCGTTTGCCCAAGACTTTATCGAAGTATGGACGAACCGCTATGAATTTCATAGGTAA
- the fabL gene encoding enoyl-[acyl-carrier-protein] reductase FabL, with protein MTEQKVALVTGSSKGLGKALAIALADQGYDIVVNYARSKTAALDTVKEIEARGQKALLVRANVGDVEKLRGMFETIKEEFGRLDVFVSNAASGVLRPIMELEESHWDWTMNINAKAMLFGAQEAAKLMDKGGKIIGISSLGSIRYLENYTTIGVSKAAVESITRYLAVEMAPLGIAVNTVSGGALDTDALKHFPNRDDLLEDARVNTPAGRMVEVDDMVKAALFLISSDSDMIRGQTIIVDGGRSVVM; from the coding sequence ATGACAGAACAAAAAGTGGCATTAGTAACAGGAAGTAGTAAAGGACTTGGCAAGGCACTTGCCATCGCGCTTGCAGACCAAGGATACGATATTGTTGTCAACTACGCACGCAGTAAAACAGCTGCACTTGATACTGTAAAAGAAATCGAAGCTCGAGGCCAAAAAGCATTATTAGTCCGAGCGAACGTTGGAGATGTTGAAAAACTACGCGGCATGTTCGAGACGATTAAAGAAGAATTTGGTCGTCTAGATGTTTTTGTTTCTAATGCAGCATCTGGTGTATTGCGCCCGATTATGGAATTAGAAGAATCGCATTGGGATTGGACGATGAATATTAATGCCAAAGCCATGCTTTTCGGAGCTCAAGAAGCTGCGAAATTAATGGATAAAGGCGGTAAAATAATTGGTATTAGTTCATTAGGTTCAATTCGTTATTTGGAAAACTACACAACAATCGGTGTTTCAAAAGCAGCGGTAGAATCGATTACCCGTTATTTAGCTGTAGAAATGGCGCCGCTCGGAATTGCTGTGAATACAGTGTCTGGTGGAGCGCTTGATACAGATGCATTAAAACATTTCCCAAACCGCGACGATTTACTAGAAGACGCTCGCGTCAATACGCCAGCTGGTCGTATGGTAGAAGTAGACGACATGGTAAAAGCGGCATTGTTCTTGATTTCTTCTGATTCGGATATGATCCGCGGCCAGACTATAATTGTAGACGGTGGACGTTCGGTCGTTATGTAA
- a CDS encoding metal-dependent hydrolase, producing the protein MDTGTHIVMGIALGGFAMADPAVASHPVTMTAVVSGVIIGSLAPDVDTVLKLRDNAVYIRHHRGATHSIPAVLLWPLLIAGGLYSFFPEANLLHLWLWSFLAVFMHVFVDIFNSYGTQALRPISNRWIALGVINTFDPIIFGAHILALIIWAFGANPVWTMTILYITLFFYYIARFALQAAIKRAVLNTIPGATKVFVAPTMRFLHWRIAADTDRHHYVGRAYGRTINIYDKFMKKEMPENNLIQAAMKDKNISAFISFSPLYRWEINEYGNIFEVRLIDLRYRSNDYYPFVAVAHLDKDCNIINSYTGWIFSEDKLRKKLDYSHN; encoded by the coding sequence ATGGATACAGGTACGCACATTGTCATGGGCATTGCCCTTGGCGGATTTGCAATGGCCGACCCGGCTGTCGCTAGCCATCCCGTCACCATGACCGCTGTTGTTTCAGGTGTAATTATCGGTTCTTTAGCTCCAGATGTTGATACCGTTTTAAAATTGCGGGACAACGCTGTTTATATTCGGCATCATAGAGGTGCGACTCATTCTATTCCCGCTGTGTTATTATGGCCATTATTAATTGCAGGTGGATTATACTCTTTTTTCCCTGAAGCCAATTTACTGCATTTATGGTTGTGGTCTTTTCTAGCCGTATTTATGCATGTCTTTGTCGACATCTTCAATTCATATGGTACCCAAGCACTGAGGCCGATTTCTAATCGGTGGATTGCTCTCGGTGTCATAAATACATTCGATCCGATCATCTTTGGCGCACATATACTGGCTCTGATTATCTGGGCTTTCGGCGCAAATCCGGTATGGACAATGACCATTCTTTATATTACGTTATTCTTCTACTATATTGCGCGTTTTGCGCTACAGGCAGCTATCAAACGCGCTGTGCTGAATACCATTCCAGGTGCTACTAAAGTTTTCGTGGCCCCAACAATGCGCTTTCTACACTGGCGCATTGCTGCTGATACAGATCGCCACCATTATGTAGGACGAGCATATGGACGAACGATTAACATTTATGATAAGTTCATGAAAAAAGAAATGCCTGAAAACAATTTGATCCAAGCAGCTATGAAAGATAAAAATATCTCCGCGTTTATTTCATTTTCTCCATTATATCGCTGGGAAATCAATGAGTACGGTAACATTTTTGAAGTTCGATTAATTGATCTCCGGTATCGCAGTAATGACTATTATCCATTTGTTGCTGTTGCCCACTTAGACAAAGATTGCAATATCATCAATTCTTATACTGGATGGATTTTCAGTGAAGACAAACTAAGAAAAAAACTAGACTATAGTCATAACTAG
- the mutY gene encoding A/G-specific adenine glycosylase — translation MTLNKNQFQNDLINWFAAEKRDLPWRRTADPYQIWISEIMLQQTRVDTVIPYYKRFVEKFPTLNDLAEADEQVLLKQWEGLGYYSRARNLQAGVKEVAENYGGIVPNNRKEISSLKGVGPYTAGAVLSIAYGIPEHAVDGNVMRVLSRILLIEEDIAKPKTRKIFEEAVTEIISHEDPSSFNQGLMELGALICTPTSPKCLLCPVREHCAAFHEGKQNKLPIKTKAKKTKLLQYAMVAIRNNDRLLMEQRPSTGLLANMWQFPMLETIADVLPLEIEEQLSESLQGVVDKVEKITSFKHVFSHLTWNVDGFIAESENIVVPAHMKWVTAEELELLPIAGPVQKMKTALQQRGDV, via the coding sequence ATTACACTTAATAAAAACCAATTTCAAAATGACTTGATCAATTGGTTTGCAGCAGAGAAAAGAGATTTGCCTTGGAGACGTACAGCAGATCCTTATCAAATCTGGATTTCAGAAATTATGTTGCAGCAAACTCGAGTTGATACGGTTATTCCTTATTATAAACGCTTTGTCGAAAAATTTCCCACATTGAATGACTTAGCAGAAGCTGACGAACAAGTTCTACTAAAGCAGTGGGAAGGACTTGGTTATTATTCTCGTGCGCGAAATTTACAGGCAGGAGTCAAAGAGGTAGCTGAAAATTATGGAGGAATCGTTCCCAATAACCGAAAAGAAATCTCTTCGTTAAAAGGTGTGGGTCCATATACAGCCGGAGCGGTCTTAAGTATTGCTTATGGCATTCCAGAACATGCAGTAGATGGCAACGTGATGCGTGTGTTGTCGCGTATTTTATTGATAGAAGAGGATATTGCCAAACCAAAAACGCGCAAAATTTTTGAAGAAGCAGTAACTGAGATTATTAGCCACGAAGATCCATCTTCATTCAATCAAGGATTGATGGAGTTAGGCGCGTTAATTTGTACGCCAACCTCACCCAAATGTTTGTTATGTCCTGTACGTGAACATTGTGCTGCATTTCACGAAGGTAAACAAAATAAATTACCTATTAAAACAAAAGCTAAAAAAACAAAATTACTGCAATATGCAATGGTGGCCATACGTAATAACGATCGATTGCTAATGGAACAACGACCTAGTACCGGACTGCTCGCCAATATGTGGCAATTTCCGATGCTTGAAACAATAGCAGATGTGTTGCCTCTAGAAATTGAAGAGCAGCTGTCGGAAAGCTTACAAGGCGTTGTTGACAAAGTTGAAAAAATTACTTCTTTCAAACATGTCTTTTCTCATTTAACATGGAACGTGGATGGCTTTATAGCCGAGAGTGAAAATATTGTTGTGCCTGCTCATATGAAATGGGTAACAGCGGAAGAGTTAGAGTTATTGCCAATTGCTGGACCTGTTCAAAAGATGAAAACAGCTTTACAACAAAGAGGAGATGTTTGA
- a CDS encoding YfhJ family protein, giving the protein MKEILEQLTIELLEKNPNLSEEKARTWIELLASDFESSYAKAGYDYQGTAVVEKVMRQWIDSYGDKIHEFAGTNPKYAHLLKD; this is encoded by the coding sequence ATGAAAGAAATTCTTGAGCAACTAACGATTGAGTTATTAGAAAAAAATCCAAATCTCTCTGAAGAAAAAGCACGTACGTGGATTGAACTTTTGGCATCTGACTTTGAATCCTCTTATGCAAAAGCAGGATATGATTATCAAGGTACAGCAGTAGTTGAAAAAGTAATGCGTCAGTGGATCGATAGCTACGGAGACAAAATCCATGAATTTGCTGGGACTAATCCGAAATACGCACACTTACTAAAAGACTAA
- a CDS encoding ABC transporter ATP-binding protein, translated as MTERKTILDVKGLQTSFFTDDGEIPAVDNVNFHIREGEVLGIVGESGCGKSVTSLSIMGLVPSPPGKITSGEILFQDKDLTKLSEKKMREIRGNDIAMIFQEPMTSLNPLFTIGNQLREAIKIHKKDWSKEQVQERAIEMMKLVGLPRPEGLMKEYPHQLSGGMRQRVMIAMALLCDPKVLIADEPTTALDVTIQSQILKLIKNLNERLNTAVLLITHDLGVVAETCERVVVMYSGKVVEEGPVHTIFNDPQHPYTKGLLESVPDMRFKKERLYSIPGNVPKPGSIKTGCKFAARCEFAFDRCLTESPELYQTAEDHQTRCFLFDPKEVQSHDRTVVES; from the coding sequence ATGACTGAGCGTAAAACCATCTTAGACGTTAAAGGTTTACAAACATCCTTTTTCACAGATGATGGAGAGATACCAGCAGTAGATAATGTAAATTTTCACATACGAGAAGGAGAAGTGCTTGGCATTGTCGGTGAATCGGGATGCGGTAAAAGTGTAACTTCACTTTCAATAATGGGACTTGTTCCAAGTCCTCCTGGAAAAATTACAAGTGGAGAAATTTTATTTCAGGATAAAGATTTAACAAAATTATCTGAGAAAAAAATGCGGGAAATCAGAGGTAATGATATCGCAATGATTTTCCAAGAGCCGATGACTTCGTTAAATCCATTGTTCACAATTGGCAATCAGCTTCGCGAAGCTATTAAAATTCACAAAAAAGATTGGTCGAAAGAACAAGTTCAAGAACGCGCGATTGAAATGATGAAACTAGTTGGCCTGCCAAGACCGGAAGGCTTAATGAAAGAATATCCACACCAATTATCAGGCGGAATGCGCCAACGTGTCATGATTGCGATGGCTTTGTTGTGTGACCCGAAAGTGTTGATTGCAGACGAACCAACCACAGCACTTGACGTTACCATACAGTCTCAAATTTTAAAACTGATAAAAAATCTTAACGAACGATTAAATACGGCCGTATTATTGATTACTCACGATTTAGGAGTAGTAGCTGAAACTTGTGAGCGAGTAGTTGTGATGTATTCAGGAAAAGTAGTTGAAGAAGGTCCTGTTCATACAATCTTCAACGATCCACAACATCCTTATACAAAAGGCTTGCTCGAGTCAGTTCCTGATATGCGTTTTAAAAAAGAACGACTTTATTCGATTCCTGGAAACGTTCCTAAACCAGGATCGATTAAAACAGGGTGCAAGTTCGCGGCGCGCTGCGAATTTGCGTTTGATCGCTGTCTAACTGAAAGCCCGGAGCTGTATCAAACGGCGGAAGATCATCAAACCCGCTGTTTCCTATTTGATCCGAAGGAGGTACAGTCGCATGACAGAACCGTTGTTGAAAGTTGA
- a CDS encoding ABC transporter ATP-binding protein — protein sequence MSSMKRYMQFVKPYYWQIALTIVIGIFKFAIPLFIPLLIKIVIDDIIGADALSNAEKLRQLYLWLGGTAIVFFLLRPPIEYFRQYYAQYVSNKILYDIRGYLYGHLQRLSLRYYANTRAGEIISRMINDVEQTKNFVMIGLMNVWLDLATIIIAIIIMLTMDVSLTVVALLAFPFYAFSVKYFFGRLRDLTRARSQALANVQSYLHERVQGMSIIKSFALEKHEQKIFNDTNDQFLEKAIDHTKWNAKAFAVVNTITDVAPLMVIGYAGYQVIQGDLTLGTMVAFIAYIERLYSPLRRLVNSSTTLVQSLASMDRVFELIDEDYDVTDKEKAHDLKVVDGKLEFRDVSFHYNDGGTEVLSNLNFTVKPGETVAFVGMSGGGKSTIVSLIPRFYDVTSGAIYMDDHDLRDVTTHTLRDQIGLVLQDSILFSDSVKANILMGKPGATDEEVVAAAKAANADEFISQLPEGYDTKVGERGVKLSGGQKQRVAIARVFLKNPPILILDEATSALDLESEALIQDSLERLAHDRTTLIVAHRLSTITHADQILVIDHGKLAEKGTHNDLMKQQGVYHNLFQVQHFN from the coding sequence TTGAGTAGTATGAAACGCTATATGCAATTTGTCAAACCGTATTATTGGCAAATTGCATTGACAATTGTCATTGGCATATTCAAGTTCGCAATCCCGCTATTCATCCCACTGCTTATCAAAATTGTCATTGATGATATTATTGGAGCGGATGCGCTGTCTAATGCAGAAAAGTTAAGGCAGTTGTATTTATGGCTAGGTGGAACCGCAATTGTTTTCTTCTTATTGAGACCACCAATTGAATATTTCCGCCAATATTATGCACAATATGTTAGCAACAAAATCCTTTACGATATTCGTGGCTATTTATATGGTCATTTGCAACGTTTGAGTTTACGTTATTATGCAAACACGCGAGCGGGCGAAATCATTTCTCGTATGATCAATGACGTCGAGCAAACAAAAAACTTTGTCATGATCGGTTTAATGAACGTCTGGTTAGATCTTGCGACAATCATCATTGCCATTATTATTATGTTGACGATGGATGTTTCATTAACTGTAGTGGCGTTGCTAGCGTTTCCGTTTTATGCGTTTAGTGTGAAATACTTTTTTGGTCGTCTACGTGATTTAACGCGAGCACGGTCACAAGCTTTAGCAAATGTTCAAAGTTACTTGCATGAGCGCGTACAAGGCATGAGCATTATTAAAAGTTTCGCGTTAGAAAAACATGAACAGAAAATTTTTAACGATACTAATGATCAATTTTTGGAAAAGGCGATTGATCACACAAAATGGAATGCTAAAGCATTTGCAGTAGTTAATACCATAACGGATGTTGCCCCGTTAATGGTGATTGGCTACGCGGGTTACCAAGTTATTCAAGGAGATTTAACCCTTGGTACCATGGTGGCGTTTATCGCTTATATTGAGCGGCTCTATAGTCCACTGCGTCGTTTAGTCAATTCTTCAACAACTTTGGTTCAATCATTAGCTTCGATGGACCGTGTTTTTGAGTTAATAGATGAAGACTATGACGTAACCGATAAAGAAAAAGCACATGATTTAAAAGTCGTGGATGGTAAATTGGAATTTCGCGATGTTTCTTTTCATTACAATGATGGAGGAACTGAAGTGCTGTCGAATTTAAATTTCACTGTAAAGCCTGGAGAAACAGTCGCTTTTGTTGGCATGAGCGGCGGCGGAAAGTCGACAATCGTGTCGCTAATCCCACGATTTTATGATGTAACGAGTGGCGCCATTTATATGGACGACCATGATTTGCGCGACGTGACCACTCATACATTGCGTGACCAAATTGGTTTAGTATTACAAGATTCGATTCTCTTTAGCGACTCAGTAAAAGCAAACATCCTTATGGGGAAACCAGGCGCGACTGATGAAGAAGTAGTAGCGGCCGCAAAAGCTGCTAATGCAGATGAGTTTATCTCGCAATTGCCTGAAGGCTATGACACAAAAGTTGGCGAGCGCGGTGTTAAATTATCAGGAGGACAAAAGCAACGTGTAGCAATTGCACGTGTGTTCTTGAAAAATCCACCGATTCTAATTTTGGACGAAGCTACTTCAGCGCTTGATCTTGAAAGTGAAGCATTAATACAAGATTCGTTGGAACGATTAGCGCATGACCGGACTACTTTAATTGTGGCCCATCGTCTTTCAACAATTACGCATGCAGACCAAATTCTTGTAATCGATCACGGTAAACTTGCTGAAAAAGGAACACATAATGACCTAATGAAGCAGCAAGGTGTGTACCATAATTTATTCCAAGTGCAGCATTTTAATTAA
- the rlmD gene encoding 23S rRNA (uracil(1939)-C(5))-methyltransferase RlmD: MNDKPIIEEGQKIPMTIKRLGINGEGIGYFKRNVVFVPGALPGEEITAQVTVVKRNFAQARIINIRKKSPHRQTPPCPIYEACGGCQLQHMTYDQQLVEKRDLVVQALERYLKGTTVQVEDTIGMEDPWRYRNKSQFQTRLKGTKVIAGLFAEGSHQLLDIDECIVQHPDTTVITNAVKRILEELKMPIYDGKTMKGIIRTIVVRTGVNTGEIQLVLVTTRSKIPQKELLLERLQKIDTNLVSIVQNVNKEKTSLIFGDETITLFGKDTIHEELGELAFDLSARAFFQLNPTQTVKLYDEIKRAAELTGQETVVDAYCGVGTIGLWLADSAKEVRGMDVLHESVVDAKANAKAQGYTAKYVTGTAEKWLELWSNEGFVPDVLTVDPPRTGLADSLLQTILKVKPKRFVYTSCNPSTLAKDLQQLTKIYRIEYIQPVDMFPQTAQVESVTKLVLK; the protein is encoded by the coding sequence ATGAACGATAAACCTATTATTGAAGAAGGTCAAAAAATTCCGATGACGATTAAACGACTCGGGATCAATGGAGAAGGCATTGGCTATTTTAAACGCAATGTCGTATTCGTGCCTGGAGCATTACCAGGAGAAGAAATAACTGCGCAAGTAACGGTAGTCAAACGAAATTTTGCTCAAGCACGCATTATCAACATTCGTAAAAAATCACCCCACCGCCAAACTCCACCTTGCCCAATTTACGAAGCTTGTGGTGGATGTCAATTGCAACATATGACATATGACCAGCAGCTTGTTGAAAAGCGTGATCTAGTCGTACAAGCATTGGAACGATATTTAAAAGGAACAACGGTACAAGTTGAAGACACAATTGGTATGGAAGATCCTTGGCGTTATCGTAATAAGAGTCAATTCCAGACACGTCTCAAAGGTACGAAAGTTATCGCCGGATTGTTTGCAGAAGGCTCTCATCAACTTTTAGATATTGATGAATGTATCGTTCAACATCCCGATACAACGGTTATAACAAATGCCGTTAAACGTATTTTGGAAGAATTGAAAATGCCAATATACGATGGCAAGACGATGAAAGGCATTATCCGTACTATTGTCGTACGCACCGGTGTCAATACTGGTGAAATCCAGCTGGTCTTAGTGACAACACGTTCGAAAATTCCTCAAAAAGAATTGTTATTGGAACGTCTGCAAAAAATCGATACGAACTTAGTATCGATCGTTCAGAATGTCAATAAAGAAAAAACTTCTTTGATTTTTGGAGATGAAACAATCACATTATTCGGCAAAGACACGATTCATGAAGAGCTGGGTGAATTGGCATTTGATTTGTCAGCACGTGCCTTTTTCCAACTGAATCCGACTCAAACCGTCAAACTATATGATGAAATCAAACGCGCTGCTGAACTAACTGGACAAGAAACGGTTGTCGATGCTTATTGTGGCGTTGGAACGATTGGACTTTGGCTAGCGGACAGTGCTAAAGAAGTTCGTGGAATGGACGTTTTACACGAAAGTGTTGTTGATGCTAAAGCCAATGCAAAAGCACAAGGCTATACGGCAAAATATGTTACAGGTACAGCCGAGAAATGGTTGGAGCTCTGGAGTAACGAAGGATTTGTTCCAGATGTCTTAACCGTAGATCCGCCGCGTACAGGTTTAGCAGATTCACTTTTGCAAACTATATTAAAAGTAAAACCAAAACGTTTTGTTTATACTTCTTGTAACCCTTCTACTTTAGCGAAAGACTTGCAACAATTAACGAAAATTTACCGTATTGAATATATTCAACCGGTCGATATGTTCCCACAAACTGCACAAGTAGAATCGGTTACGAAATTAGTACTGAAATAA
- a CDS encoding TIGR01777 family oxidoreductase — MKIAITGGTGFVGKELIRLLIARGDEVYILTRKAKDSADHNITYVKWLAEDAQPEKQLAGVDAFINLAGASINDGRWSEEQKKLIYSSRMDATNELLRIIHKLEKKPKTLVNASAVGIYPPSQTVTYTESSADLGSDFLAQTVRDWEILAHRAEEDGLRVACGRFGIILGKDAGALPLMALPYKMFAGGTVGSGKQWLSWIHIKDVARALVFALDNEQLTGAFNVTAPHPKQMKEFGKEIAHTLGRPHWIPVPSFAMKAALGDKSQLVLEGQRVLPTVLEQHGFQFKFPNLRSALADIYK, encoded by the coding sequence ATGAAAATAGCAATCACAGGTGGTACTGGATTTGTAGGAAAAGAACTGATTCGATTGTTAATCGCTAGAGGCGATGAAGTATATATTTTAACAAGAAAAGCCAAAGACTCGGCCGATCACAATATTACATACGTAAAATGGTTAGCTGAAGACGCCCAACCCGAAAAGCAATTAGCTGGTGTGGATGCTTTTATTAATTTAGCTGGAGCTTCTATAAACGATGGTCGTTGGAGTGAAGAACAAAAAAAGTTGATTTACTCAAGTCGTATGGACGCAACAAATGAATTGCTGCGTATTATTCATAAGTTAGAGAAAAAACCTAAAACTTTAGTAAACGCTAGCGCTGTCGGTATTTACCCACCTTCTCAGACGGTTACTTATACAGAATCTTCTGCTGATCTTGGTTCAGATTTCTTAGCCCAAACTGTTCGTGATTGGGAAATTTTAGCTCACCGTGCAGAAGAAGATGGATTACGAGTAGCTTGTGGCCGTTTTGGTATTATTCTTGGAAAAGATGCAGGTGCTTTACCTTTAATGGCGTTACCTTATAAAATGTTTGCTGGCGGCACTGTCGGCTCTGGCAAACAATGGCTGTCGTGGATTCACATTAAAGACGTGGCACGCGCATTAGTTTTTGCGTTAGACAACGAGCAATTGACCGGTGCCTTTAATGTAACGGCTCCACACCCGAAACAAATGAAAGAGTTTGGCAAAGAAATTGCCCATACACTTGGTCGACCACATTGGATTCCAGTTCCTTCTTTTGCTATGAAGGCAGCTTTGGGAGATAAAAGTCAATTGGTTCTCGAGGGTCAGCGTGTTTTACCAACTGTCCTTGAACAACATGGTTTCCAATTCAAGTTTCCCAATTTACGATCAGCACTGGCTGATATCTATAAATAA